In Zingiber officinale cultivar Zhangliang unplaced genomic scaffold, Zo_v1.1 ctg233, whole genome shotgun sequence, a single genomic region encodes these proteins:
- the LOC122037100 gene encoding subtilisin-like protease SBT5.3, with translation MKALLLFTLLFLFNLAFATKKDYIVYLGGHSYTADPTSDDFERTTLSHYDLIGSILGSNEAARSSIFYSYTKTINGFVARLEDEEASKISRHPRVFSVFKNKERKLHTTRSWDFMGGELNKASEAHSMSIWAKAHYGEGVIIANLDTGAWPESKSFSDEGLGPIPEKWKGICQNNSNSTTLRPFNCNRKLIGARSYNLGDQHLPNGDPSPRDIDGHGTHTLSTAGGAFVRGASTFGQGRGTARGGAPRARLAAYKICWIGCSDANILAAFDDAIHDGVQVISISVGSPASEYATDSLAIGALHAAQRGVIVVASAGNDGPLPGTVENVAPWILTVGASTIDRDFASYLTLGNNKRIRGESLSQKSLPATTLYPLIDGAAAKLHNASQEEAGMCQPETLDSSKVRGKIVLCTRDSLYPRVTKGLVVEKAGGVGMVLANPADAGSSTIADAHFLPATMLSYNHSRVVLAYMKSTESPRASISPVSTQLGVKPSPVMAGFSSQGPNLINLEILKPDITAPGVNILAAFTDAIGPSGMSTDKRRVAFNVMSGTSMSCPHIAGVAALLRKLHPDWSPAAIKSAIMTTARTRDNKRTPMKDLNFVKATPFHYGAGHVRPNRAMDPGLVYDLTFADYVDFICTRGYGPNATAALVGRGYRCPKKPIRVENLNYPSIAVPQLAKSFTVTRRLKNVGAVPAKYRVTAKAPFGIQVAVEPTVLRFERIGEEKKFHVLLTSSNESVGVGFLFGGLTWSDGKHYVRSPIVVNVVS, from the exons ATGAAGGCCCTTCTTCTCTTCACTCTTCTATTCCTTTTCAATCTCGCATTTGCAACAAAGaag GATTATATTGTTTACTTGGGAGGACACTCTTATACGGCTGACCCTACTTCAGATGATTTTGAGAGGACAACTCTATCGCATTACGATTTAATTGGATCGATATTAGGAAG TAATGAAGCGGCCCGATCTTCTATTTTCTACTCGTACACAAAAACCATCAATGGCTTTGTTGcgaggctcgaagacgaagaagCCTCAAAGATCTCGA gGCATCCACGAGTTTTCTCGGTGTTCAAAAACAAAGAGAGGAAATTACACACGACGAGGTCTTGGGATTTCATGGGCGGTGAATTGAACAAGGCGAGCGAAGCCCATTCCATGTCTATATGGGCCAAGGCCCATTATGGGGAAGGCGTCATTATTGCCAATCTAGACACAG GAGCGTGGCCCGAGTCAAAGAGCTTCAGTGACGAAGGATTGGGTCCGATTCCAGAGAAATGGAAAGGGATTTGCCAAAACAATTCCAACTCTACTACTTTGAGGCCTTTCAACTGtaacag GAAGTTGATTGGCGCGCGATCTTACAATTTGGGCGACCAACACTTGCCGAACGGCGATCCCTCCCCTCGGGACATCGACGGCCACGGCACCCACACCCTCTCCACCGCCGGCGGCGCCTTCGTCCGCGGAGCCAGCACCTTCGGCCAAGGACGCGGGACCGCCCGCGGCGGCGCCCCCCGCGCCCGCCTCGCGGCGTACAAGATCTGCTGGATTGGCTGCTCCGACGCCAACATCCTCGCCGCCTTCGACGACGCCATCCACGACGGCGTCCAAGTCATCTCCATCTCCGTCGGCAGCCCCGCCTCCGAGTACGCCACCGACTCCCTAGCCATCGGCGCGCTCCATGCGGCTCAACGCGGCGTCATCGTCGTCGCCTCCGCCGGCAACGACGGCCCCCTCCCGGGCACTGTCGAGAACGTCGCGCCGTGGATCTTGACCGTCGGAGCCAGCACCATCGACCGCGACTTCGCCTCCTACCTCACGCTCGGCAACAACAAGCGAATCAGG GGAGAGAGCCTCTCACAGAAATCTTTGCCGGCGACGACGTTGTACCCGCTGATCGACGGCGCCGCTGCAAAGCTGCACAATGCGTCACAGGAAGAAGC GGGAATGTGCCAGCCAGAAACGCTCGACAGTAGCAAAGTCCGAGGAAAAATCGTGCTCTGCACACGCGACAGCTTGTACCCGCGTGTGACCAAGGGGTTGGTCGTCGAGAAAGCCGGTGGGGTTGGCATGGTCCTCGCCAACCCCGCCGACGCCGGCAGCAGCACCATCGCCGACGCCCACTTCCTCCCCGCCACCATGCTCTCCTACAACCACTCGCGCGTCGTCCTTGCTTACATGAAATCCACCGA GTCGCCTAGGGCTTCCATCTCCCCTGTTTCCACCCAATTAGGGGTGAAGCCATCCCCTGTGATGGCGGGCTTCTCGTCGCAggggccgaacctcatcaatctgGAGATCCTCAAG CCCGACATCACGGCGCCCGGCGTCAACATCCTCGCAGCCTTCACCGACGCCATCGGCCCTTCCGGCATGTCGACGGACAAACGCCGTGTAGCGTTCAATGTGATGTCCGGCACTTCCATGTCCTGCCCACACATCGCCGGCGTCGCCGCCTTACTAAGAAAGCTCCATCCAGATTGGAGCCCCGCCGCCATCAAATCCGCCATCATGACCACCG CGAGGACTCGCGACAACAAGAGAACGCCGATGAAGGACCTCAACTTCGTCAAGGCGACGCCTTTTCATTACGGCGCCGGCCACGTCCGGCCAAACCGCGCCATGGACCCGGGGCTGGTCTACGACCTCACCTTCGCCGACTACGTGGACTTTATCTGCACCCGGGGCTACGGCCCCAACGCCACCGCGGCGCTCGTCGGCCGGGGATACCGGTGCCCTAAGAAGCCAATCAGAGTGGAGAACCTGAACTACCCCTCGATCGCGGTGCCACAGCTGGCCAAATCCTTCACCGTCACGCGCAGGTTGAAGAACGTCGGGGCAGTTCCGGCGAAGTACAGGGTGACGGCGAAGGCGCCGTTCGGGATCCAGGTGGCGGTGGAGCCGACCGTGCTGCGGTTCGAGAGGATCGGGGAGGAAAAGAAGTTTCATGTTCTGCTGACATCGAGCAACGAGAGCGTGGGAGTAGGGTTTCTGTTTGGCGGGTTGACGTGGAGCGACGGGAAGCATTACGTCAGAAGTCCCATTGTGGTCAACGTCGTCTCGTGA